A single region of the Ferrimicrobium sp. genome encodes:
- a CDS encoding PH domain-containing protein, which translates to MEPIKGSPIFVGHRAYGSMLGNIFLFFIVLFGIIYLEKEYPSYLTYVLFVFHGIVIDVFRALIFLDFLILLILYIRHREYTYIITSQQVYVRHGIIAANVRNFTYDQVQEASSFQTIGQRILLWGQLNVTMLITLTGQSKVEEAHMDFIHRPKKIANLMIQRVNVGSK; encoded by the coding sequence ATGGAACCTATAAAGGGTTCCCCTATATTCGTGGGACACAGGGCATACGGTAGCATGCTTGGAAATATTTTTCTATTTTTCATCGTGTTATTCGGCATTATATATCTTGAAAAGGAATACCCGTCATATCTCACCTATGTATTGTTTGTATTTCATGGCATTGTTATTGATGTTTTCAGGGCATTAATCTTCCTCGACTTCCTGATACTACTCATTCTGTATATCAGGCACAGGGAATATACCTATATCATTACCTCACAGCAGGTATATGTCAGGCATGGCATAATTGCTGCCAATGTGAGAAATTTTACATACGATCAGGTTCAGGAAGCATCATCATTCCAGACCATAGGGCAACGTATTCTCCTATGGGGGCAGTTGAATGTAACAATGCTTATCACACTCACTGGGCAGAGCAAGGTTGAAGAGGCACATATGGATTTTATTCACAGGCCTAAGAAGATTGCCAATCTCATGATCCAGAGAGTAAACGTGGGAAGCAAATAA